A genome region from Methanobacterium subterraneum includes the following:
- a CDS encoding 4Fe-4S binding protein, whose protein sequence is MKNKNRLRIHILLLLVIMLPILFKFYSPILMSWGIRNGIITASTLVFAAWFILSLFLGRSASCGYTCPYGALQEIIGLQILKKKPKSEKADIIRYLVFIGFLIMVSYSILKAGGVKGVDLFASNGNFQLIILVAIFIIAIGLLSVLLGSRAFCRYLCPQGVFLTIGAKLGRKIKIPSLHLKSDQDNCSDCKLCDKFCPVGLNISNMVITNNMDNSNCILCGECIEKCPKKVINYSFRTND, encoded by the coding sequence ATGAAAAACAAAAATAGGCTTAGAATCCATATATTACTTTTACTAGTCATAATGCTGCCAATTCTATTTAAGTTTTATTCCCCTATTTTGATGTCCTGGGGTATTAGAAACGGGATAATCACTGCAAGTACTCTTGTTTTTGCAGCATGGTTTATTTTATCATTATTCCTGGGGAGATCGGCGTCTTGTGGTTACACATGTCCCTATGGAGCACTACAAGAAATAATAGGCTTGCAAATATTGAAAAAGAAACCTAAATCTGAAAAAGCAGATATAATTAGGTATCTTGTTTTTATAGGTTTCCTTATAATGGTCTCATATTCTATTTTAAAAGCTGGGGGCGTTAAAGGAGTGGATTTATTCGCTTCAAATGGTAATTTTCAATTAATTATTTTAGTTGCCATCTTCATAATAGCAATCGGTCTTTTATCTGTACTTTTAGGAAGTAGAGCATTCTGCCGGTATCTATGTCCACAAGGAGTATTCTTAACCATAGGGGCAAAATTAGGTAGAAAAATTAAAATACCATCCTTACATTTAAAATCAGATCAAGATAATTGTTCAGATTGTAAATTATGTGACAAATTTTGCCCGGTGGGATTAAATATCAGCAACATGGTTATAACTAACAATATGGATAACTCAAACTGCATATTATGCGGTGAATGCATAGAAAAATGCCCTAAAAAGGTTATAAATTATTCGTTCCGTACCAATGATTAG
- a CDS encoding TrmB family transcriptional regulator, translated as MGLTEYESKAYLSLASLISATALQINEISGVPLSRLYDVLKNLHKKGFIEIIRGKPLKYSVVPPQEVFKKVRMEIKEELDEAELEVKNIYESHISKSPAPIWLIYGADKIVKKEMEIIGRAQDTLHIAAGFMFHGELEKINVALHKPLKKGVQTRIIAAPYNITDEKRIDISEGLNELDCQIKTFQIPFIKAIIRDKKEMMLIFSKFEDEGVISQTAIGVWNQYTEFVETITDLYNLVWNMNLFIPHLH; from the coding sequence ATGGGACTTACAGAGTATGAATCTAAAGCATATCTATCTTTAGCTTCTTTAATATCTGCTACTGCTTTACAAATCAATGAAATTTCAGGTGTGCCTCTTTCTAGATTATACGATGTATTGAAGAATCTTCATAAAAAAGGTTTTATTGAAATTATCAGGGGAAAACCATTGAAATATAGTGTGGTGCCTCCTCAGGAGGTTTTTAAGAAGGTTAGGATGGAAATTAAAGAGGAGCTTGATGAAGCTGAATTGGAAGTTAAAAACATTTATGAAAGTCATATATCTAAATCTCCAGCCCCTATATGGTTAATTTATGGTGCAGATAAAATTGTAAAAAAAGAGATGGAGATCATTGGACGTGCTCAAGATACATTGCACATTGCAGCAGGATTCATGTTTCATGGAGAACTTGAAAAAATAAATGTTGCTTTACATAAACCATTGAAAAAAGGAGTTCAAACCAGGATAATAGCAGCACCCTATAATATTACAGATGAAAAGAGAATAGACATTTCAGAAGGTCTTAATGAGCTAGATTGTCAGATCAAAACATTCCAAATACCCTTCATAAAGGCCATAATTAGGGATAAAAAAGAAATGATGTTAATATTTTCCAAATTTGAAGATGAAGGGGTAATATCTCAAACAGCAATAGGTGTATGGAACCAATACACAGAATTCGTTGAAACAATCACGGATTTATATAATCTAGTGTGGAACATGAATCTATTCATCCCCCACCTCCATTAA
- a CDS encoding MFS transporter, translating to MDTTQTSEEKTEPGMIALATLILVAAVANLNLSVANVALPSIGLVFNASQVQINLVAVGYSLGLAASVLWFGALGDHHGRKMMLIIGTLLAIPASILAGFASSIEILIFARIIGGLAAGMAFPTTLALITALWSGQKRTKSIALWSGIGAAIAAMGPIISGYLLTFNDWGSVFLITLPLAVVALIMAMKFIPDHVSETKAPVDNMGGLLSLLLLGTLTLAINFAPVPNSGILIISFMVVAALSGILFIMRQRRVDNPLYDLKVASRSIFWVASCAGIIVFGALMGAMYIGQQFLQNVLSYSTLDSGLAILPAAVFMILVAPQSARLIESRGSRFTLLAGYLFCLLGFLTMLFLWQDNIPYWKVGLAYAFVGIGVGLAGTPASHSLTGSVPVERVGMASGTADLQRDFGGAIMTSIFGALLTAGYTRSIASQIDNLPASAQQQITSGIEATLQKSFSSAATLAQQHPQYSAQIISAAKYSFLTGDHWAYLAGIVAILIGAALVFFKFPKKEEEEKLLAQYCEIDLKNQGKQI from the coding sequence ATGGATACAACACAAACATCTGAGGAAAAAACTGAACCGGGAATGATCGCTCTAGCTACCCTTATCTTAGTGGCAGCTGTTGCAAATTTGAATTTATCAGTGGCTAATGTGGCGCTTCCTTCCATAGGTTTGGTTTTTAATGCTTCCCAGGTCCAGATTAATCTGGTGGCTGTGGGCTACTCCCTGGGTCTGGCGGCATCAGTGTTATGGTTCGGTGCCCTGGGTGACCACCACGGTAGAAAGATGATGTTAATTATTGGTACTCTACTGGCCATACCCGCATCTATCCTTGCTGGTTTTGCCTCCTCCATTGAGATCCTGATCTTTGCCCGTATCATTGGAGGTTTAGCTGCAGGAATGGCTTTCCCAACCACTTTGGCCCTTATAACTGCTTTGTGGTCCGGGCAGAAACGAACCAAGTCCATTGCATTATGGTCTGGTATAGGGGCTGCCATTGCCGCCATGGGACCCATAATCTCAGGATACCTGTTAACATTTAATGATTGGGGTTCTGTATTTCTGATCACACTGCCTCTGGCCGTGGTAGCTCTCATCATGGCCATGAAGTTCATCCCGGATCACGTCAGCGAGACAAAAGCTCCAGTGGATAACATGGGAGGTTTACTGTCTCTTCTGCTTTTGGGAACATTGACCCTGGCCATTAACTTCGCCCCGGTACCCAACTCTGGAATCCTGATAATTAGTTTCATGGTCGTCGCCGCTCTTTCGGGAATCTTGTTCATAATGCGCCAGCGCAGGGTGGATAATCCCCTTTACGATCTTAAAGTTGCCAGTCGCAGCATCTTCTGGGTAGCCTCTTGTGCAGGGATAATAGTTTTTGGTGCCTTGATGGGTGCCATGTATATCGGTCAGCAGTTTTTACAAAACGTTCTCAGCTATTCAACCCTGGATTCTGGACTGGCGATTTTACCAGCAGCAGTATTCATGATTTTAGTAGCACCACAATCTGCCAGGCTCATTGAGTCCCGTGGATCAAGGTTCACTCTCCTGGCAGGTTACCTGTTCTGTTTGCTGGGTTTTCTGACCATGTTATTCTTATGGCAGGATAATATACCCTACTGGAAGGTGGGTTTGGCTTACGCCTTTGTAGGGATTGGTGTTGGATTGGCTGGAACTCCAGCTTCCCATTCTCTCACCGGTTCTGTTCCAGTTGAAAGGGTGGGTATGGCTTCAGGTACTGCAGACTTGCAACGTGATTTCGGAGGGGCCATAATGACTTCCATATTCGGGGCACTGCTTACAGCTGGTTATACCCGGTCAATTGCTTCACAAATTGATAATTTACCCGCATCTGCTCAGCAGCAGATAACCAGTGGCATAGAAGCAACCCTTCAAAAATCATTCTCCAGTGCAGCCACCCTTGCCCAGCAGCACCCCCAGTATTCAGCGCAGATCATATCCGCGGCAAAGTATTCATTTTTAACCGGGGATCATTGGGCTTACCTGGCCGGGATCGTTGCCATCCTGATTGGAGCGGCCCTAGTATTCTTTAAGTTTCCCAAAAAAGAGGAAGAAGAAAAATTACTGGCCCAGTACTGTGAAATTGACCTTAAAAATCAGGGTAAACAGATTTGA
- a CDS encoding iron chaperone has product MKKTTPNQKRPGKHADGESVVLAKIAEMPGPYRAIGERLHTLIKANSPVLSPKLWYGMPAYARDGKVVCFFRGAKNERYMTFAFTEEANLDQGNLWPTSFALKELTATEEANITDLLKKAVR; this is encoded by the coding sequence ATGAAAAAAACAACTCCCAATCAAAAAAGGCCCGGTAAGCATGCCGACGGGGAAAGTGTGGTGCTCGCGAAGATCGCTGAGATGCCAGGACCCTATCGCGCAATTGGTGAACGGTTACATACTCTCATCAAAGCCAACTCACCAGTCCTCTCACCAAAACTCTGGTACGGGATGCCTGCCTATGCCCGGGACGGTAAGGTAGTCTGCTTCTTCCGTGGTGCCAAGAACGAGAGGTACATGACCTTTGCCTTCACCGAGGAGGCAAACCTCGACCAAGGCAACCTGTGGCCTACCTCCTTCGCTCTGAAGGAGTTAACTGCCACCGAAGAGGCAAATATCACTGATCTCCTGAAGAAAGCAGTGCGCTAG
- a CDS encoding YdeI/OmpD-associated family protein — MPQPEKNKKVIKELPIFSFKSANELREWLMGNHAVSEGIWLRIYKKNSGVESVTFEEVLDEGLSFGWSESKRINGDEKSYLQRFTPRTIGTTSKRNLEHVKRLIRENKMMPSGLKALGLDNLGKMKKR; from the coding sequence ATGCCTCAACCAGAAAAAAATAAAAAAGTAATAAAAGAGCTTCCCATTTTCTCCTTTAAATCTGCCAATGAATTAAGGGAGTGGCTTATGGGGAATCATGCAGTATCAGAGGGAATATGGCTCAGAATTTATAAAAAGAATTCTGGAGTTGAAAGTGTTACATTTGAAGAAGTCCTTGATGAGGGGCTCTCTTTTGGTTGGAGTGAGAGTAAAAGGATTAACGGTGATGAAAAATCATATTTGCAACGATTCACCCCACGCACAATAGGTACAACCTCTAAACGTAATCTGGAACATGTGAAGAGACTCATCCGTGAAAATAAGATGATGCCCTCTGGCTTAAAAGCTCTTGGACTGGATAATCTTGGAAAAATGAAAAAAAGATGA
- a CDS encoding PAS domain S-box protein, whose protein sequence is MGDITILLVEDESVESIDIKRTLESFGYQVPYVAPNGQEAIYKALELKPDLILIDINLEGEIDGFEAISKIKELDIPFIYLTAHPEESTIEKTKVTEPERYIIKPYNSTELKYAIDLAVQKNRIWKELKISENKYTNFFNHMSNVMAVYEAVDNGKDFIFKDFKQAVENIEHIEKEDVFIGKRVTEIFPEVKDFGVLDAFKRVWETGNPEYFPENRYKDGKDPGSWREIWIYKLPTGEIIAIYNDVTECKKAEKELKTLNKALKKRDEELKYFIENAPVAIAMFDTHMRYIAASSRWIKDYNIQGMKLHGASHYDIFPEITDELKEVHQRALAGSIISVDDDEFIRADGSIQYVRWEVRPWYLSSGDIGGIVIFSEDVSERMKAVKELQDNEEKYKTLFESNPDYTILIGLDGVILDVNSSAVKFTNRSKEEIIGRTYAELELFPKKDLNLLMESFADVLKGEIIGPFQNRLVSKEANISWVETQLVPIMKDGKVYSIMVIAEDITSKKKATDQLIKSINEKDLLLKEIHHRVKNNIQIISSLLNLQKQHVDSDEFVNILTESQNRIKSMAMIHEKLYHSGDLTRINFAEYIETLVSDLYISYAISARQVTPVINVENVRFNIETAVPCGLIITELVSNSLKHAFPSGKKGTLTVALKTRTEWNELVISDDGVGFPEKFNLEDSKTLGLQLVNILLKQLDGKITLNQNHGTRFKIVFKELKYKKRI, encoded by the coding sequence ATGGGTGATATTACAATTCTATTGGTAGAAGATGAAAGCGTAGAATCCATTGATATTAAACGCACCCTGGAATCCTTTGGTTACCAAGTTCCATATGTAGCCCCTAATGGTCAAGAAGCAATATATAAAGCATTGGAACTCAAACCAGATCTTATTTTAATAGACATCAATCTGGAAGGAGAAATTGATGGTTTTGAGGCTATTTCTAAAATTAAAGAACTTGATATACCTTTTATTTATTTAACTGCTCATCCTGAAGAGTCAACAATTGAAAAAACCAAAGTTACAGAACCTGAACGATACATAATTAAACCTTATAACTCCACAGAACTTAAATATGCCATAGACCTAGCAGTTCAAAAAAATAGGATCTGGAAAGAATTAAAAATAAGTGAAAATAAATATACAAATTTTTTTAACCATATGAGTAATGTTATGGCAGTTTATGAAGCTGTTGACAATGGAAAAGACTTTATTTTCAAAGATTTCAAGCAGGCTGTGGAAAACATAGAACACATTGAGAAAGAAGATGTTTTTATAGGAAAACGTGTGACAGAAATATTTCCTGAAGTTAAAGATTTTGGTGTTTTGGATGCGTTTAAAAGAGTCTGGGAGACAGGAAACCCAGAATATTTTCCAGAAAACAGGTATAAAGATGGAAAAGACCCTGGAAGCTGGAGGGAAATCTGGATATATAAACTACCTACTGGAGAAATAATAGCCATATACAACGATGTCACTGAATGTAAGAAAGCTGAAAAAGAATTAAAAACTCTTAATAAAGCTTTGAAAAAACGTGACGAAGAATTAAAGTATTTTATTGAAAATGCACCTGTTGCTATTGCAATGTTTGACACCCACATGAGGTATATTGCCGCTAGTTCACGTTGGATTAAAGATTATAATATTCAGGGGATGAAACTTCACGGTGCATCACATTATGATATTTTTCCGGAGATTACTGACGAATTGAAAGAAGTTCATCAGCGTGCTCTTGCGGGTTCTATTATTAGTGTTGATGATGATGAATTTATTCGTGCAGATGGGAGTATTCAATATGTTAGATGGGAAGTACGTCCATGGTATTTATCCTCAGGTGATATCGGTGGCATTGTAATTTTTAGTGAAGACGTTTCAGAACGTATGAAAGCAGTAAAAGAACTTCAGGATAATGAAGAAAAATACAAGACTCTTTTTGAATCAAATCCTGATTACACCATATTAATTGGTTTAGACGGTGTGATTTTGGATGTGAATTCTTCCGCAGTTAAATTTACAAATCGATCCAAAGAAGAAATTATCGGGAGAACATATGCAGAACTAGAATTATTTCCAAAAAAAGACCTCAATTTACTAATGGAGAGTTTTGCTGATGTTCTAAAAGGAGAAATAATTGGACCATTCCAAAACAGATTAGTGAGTAAAGAAGCCAATATCAGCTGGGTTGAAACACAATTGGTTCCCATAATGAAAGATGGTAAAGTTTATTCAATTATGGTTATTGCTGAAGATATCACCTCTAAGAAAAAAGCTACAGATCAGTTAATAAAATCCATTAATGAAAAGGATCTTTTGCTGAAAGAAATCCACCACAGGGTTAAAAATAATATACAAATAATTTCCAGCCTTCTTAACCTCCAGAAACAACATGTGGACAGTGATGAATTTGTCAATATTCTTACAGAAAGTCAGAACCGGATAAAATCAATGGCCATGATACATGAAAAACTCTATCATTCTGGTGATTTAACAAGAATCAACTTTGCAGAATATATTGAAACACTGGTAAGTGATCTTTATATTTCTTATGCAATTTCCGCCCGACAAGTTACACCAGTTATTAATGTAGAAAATGTGAGATTCAACATCGAAACAGCAGTACCATGTGGGCTCATAATAACGGAACTGGTATCTAACAGCTTAAAACATGCTTTTCCAAGTGGGAAAAAGGGCACATTAACTGTTGCACTAAAAACCAGAACTGAATGGAATGAACTGGTAATCAGTGATGATGGGGTAGGATTCCCAGAAAAATTTAACCTGGAAGACTCTAAAACCTTAGGCTTACAACTGGTGAATATCCTATTAAAGCAATTAGACGGAAAAATCACCCTCAACCAAAACCACGGAACTCGTTTTAAAATAGTATTTAAAGAATTAAAATACAAAAAAAGAATTTAA
- a CDS encoding DUF389 domain-containing protein — translation MWESIGTLLHGDPVDKAEVKRMRDLVLFEGRERNKKIVKFFFLLILSSGIATYGLLGDSVAVVIGAMIITPLMLPIMGLAFSISAGDSSSMKHSLLLSIGGIITAIAVGFFLTLPLSHFYQPESIEQVMVRTAPRLLDLLAALVTGFAGAFAMSRHDVSDTLPGVAIAISLVPPLANVGILLASSNYSLAMGSMLLFMTNYFAIIITGAVLFGVMGFSKISILEQSLSVKRKGIALALVMVLLISVPLGFTGYNISIDHGITKTVNDASNVWLVDSGYEVISTEITSDKNVLLRVIGDGELPALERLEEMVKGKIYGRSIKVEVVHSSTYHLNHK, via the coding sequence ATGTGGGAATCTATTGGCACTCTTCTGCATGGTGATCCAGTTGATAAGGCAGAAGTAAAACGGATGCGGGATCTTGTATTATTTGAAGGTAGGGAACGTAACAAAAAGATAGTGAAATTTTTCTTCTTGCTCATTCTTTCTTCAGGTATTGCCACCTATGGACTTCTGGGAGATTCAGTAGCTGTGGTTATTGGAGCTATGATCATCACACCACTCATGTTACCAATTATGGGGCTGGCTTTTAGCATAAGCGCGGGTGATAGTAGTTCAATGAAACATTCATTACTGTTAAGCATTGGAGGGATTATAACTGCCATTGCAGTGGGGTTCTTTTTGACCTTACCCCTGAGTCACTTTTACCAGCCTGAAAGCATTGAACAGGTTATGGTTCGGACTGCACCACGACTTTTGGATCTTCTTGCGGCCCTGGTTACTGGTTTTGCCGGTGCTTTTGCCATGTCCCGTCATGATGTTTCTGATACATTACCGGGGGTAGCTATTGCCATATCCCTTGTTCCTCCACTGGCAAATGTGGGGATTCTACTTGCAAGCTCCAATTATTCCCTGGCTATGGGCAGCATGCTACTATTTATGACCAACTATTTTGCCATAATAATTACCGGAGCTGTCCTTTTTGGAGTTATGGGCTTTTCGAAGATATCAATTCTAGAGCAATCTTTAAGTGTTAAAAGAAAAGGTATTGCCCTGGCCTTAGTAATGGTGCTACTGATTTCAGTCCCTCTGGGATTTACTGGTTACAATATTTCCATTGACCACGGCATAACTAAAACTGTAAACGATGCATCAAATGTTTGGTTGGTTGATAGTGGGTATGAGGTGATCTCCACTGAAATTACATCTGACAAAAATGTACTTCTACGGGTCATAGGGGATGGAGAACTACCAGCTCTGGAAAGACTGGAGGAAATGGTCAAGGGAAAGATTTATGGAAGAAGTATTAAGGTTGAGGTTGTCCATTCAAGCACATATCATTTAAATCATAAATAA
- a CDS encoding CPBP family intramembrane glutamic endopeptidase encodes MKKAYKYGLIGYVLVMICSTLIPIIFNNEQLQAMVIFPLIIILAYWTKINGKELGLEFGSLRDYVWAILYPLSICLIIIIIALVTGNMGEIKYPNEMTGKIVYLFFYTLILAFATEEGFFRGWLYGILKRDKMDPKLILLLTAVAFSSWHLPLFFLDPSFTWSMLPIYITGGIVSGLIFGLLRYISGSIIVSSFSHALWNTLVYSLFGIGSGIGILGIKMTNIFSPESGLLGLACGILFMAVLWFWTSKKIGFKYPTKQE; translated from the coding sequence ATGAAAAAAGCTTACAAATATGGTTTAATTGGATATGTCCTGGTTATGATCTGCAGTACACTAATCCCGATAATATTCAATAATGAACAACTCCAGGCAATGGTAATATTCCCCCTAATCATAATTTTAGCCTACTGGACTAAAATAAATGGTAAAGAGTTGGGTTTGGAGTTTGGAAGTTTAAGAGATTATGTTTGGGCTATTCTGTATCCCCTGAGCATTTGTCTAATCATTATAATTATTGCCCTGGTAACTGGGAACATGGGGGAAATTAAATACCCTAACGAAATGACCGGGAAAATTGTTTACCTCTTTTTCTATACACTTATACTGGCATTTGCTACTGAAGAAGGTTTCTTCAGAGGGTGGCTCTATGGAATACTGAAACGGGATAAAATGGATCCCAAATTAATTCTCCTACTCACTGCAGTAGCATTTTCCTCATGGCATTTACCTCTCTTCTTCCTGGATCCATCCTTCACCTGGAGTATGCTTCCCATATACATTACTGGTGGCATTGTCAGTGGGTTAATCTTCGGGCTACTCCGGTACATTTCAGGATCTATAATTGTATCATCATTCTCCCATGCCCTTTGGAATACCCTTGTTTACAGCCTATTTGGCATAGGTAGTGGCATTGGTATTTTAGGGATTAAAATGACCAATATTTTTAGTCCAGAAAGTGGTTTGTTAGGATTGGCCTGTGGTATCCTGTTCATGGCCGTTTTATGGTTCTGGACTTCCAAAAAAATAGGTTTCAAGTATCCAACCAAACAAGAATAG
- a CDS encoding HXXEE domain-containing protein, with protein sequence MDLTILWLVPVAYFVHILEETPRFVPWAIKYIGAPETFGQFVVGNVIFMAYVIIATSLAIFYPSELTLVIGLSAAAWIFSNFLIHAYYTLRTGEYSPGVVTASAIYVPVSLYIYYNFLVSGMLNNLDLVLSIIIGFAVMYVPTMIQEKRKGKR encoded by the coding sequence ATGGATTTAACTATTTTATGGCTGGTGCCTGTAGCATATTTTGTACATATTTTAGAAGAGACACCACGTTTCGTTCCGTGGGCCATTAAATATATTGGTGCTCCTGAAACATTTGGGCAGTTCGTTGTGGGAAATGTTATTTTCATGGCTTACGTTATCATAGCCACTTCTCTGGCAATATTTTATCCCAGCGAATTAACCCTGGTTATCGGTTTATCCGCTGCTGCATGGATATTTTCAAACTTCTTAATCCATGCATACTACACCCTACGTACCGGTGAATATTCTCCAGGGGTTGTGACTGCCAGTGCAATATATGTTCCAGTTTCATTGTATATTTACTACAACTTTTTAGTATCTGGAATGTTAAACAACTTGGACCTAGTATTGTCCATAATCATTGGTTTTGCAGTGATGTATGTTCCAACCATGATACAGGAAAAGAGAAAAGGAAAAAGATAG
- a CDS encoding metallophosphoesterase, whose protein sequence is MNSEKIVKTLSMKTDIPFSEKKEDPSVIDPEGRITLQFSEDVDMSTVPDGIKLYRIKPDGNKQDVDVKINVDNNSPSVLYINKSESISEGEEYKLSVTSKVKSMNGTSLKEEFTSFFAVDYSFNLELEGISDLNSERTLIICISDLHLGANDSYAELTQNRVALVNFLEQVKDSPNVKELVIAGDLIDEWFIPMHLDTFNGKTQLDFTKAVASNNKPVMDAFNNIIKEGKVKVTYVPGNHDLLINSEDIQSILTGISEARDVRGLGAYVPLDLPELLIEHGHRYNFYCAPDYSNQSLSQTDTILPPGYFFTRVATSSVVQGHPQIEVAFPPVNKNELGEIQFLYFLYWNVWKGLITDFPIKEGLDAKVINTQIDGFTEFYAINDVLPYQNSEDGYIDVNLYKGIIETWDERQNKNLVPVKIPTNEAVLKGAFASHLDDQSSLQFFNNPDSDKKIVIFGHSHEARVITSFNENQEKQVYVNSGTWIDKNKCTMTFVVIIPPKSEDSTLTYVNLYQYTPSGNIKKLKSEALQI, encoded by the coding sequence TTGAATTCTGAAAAAATCGTGAAAACATTAAGCATGAAAACAGACATTCCTTTCTCTGAAAAAAAAGAAGATCCATCGGTCATTGACCCAGAAGGCCGCATAACTCTACAGTTTAGTGAAGATGTGGATATGAGCACTGTTCCAGATGGAATAAAACTTTACAGAATTAAACCTGATGGGAACAAACAAGATGTGGATGTTAAAATAAATGTTGATAATAATTCACCATCTGTTCTTTATATTAATAAATCTGAATCCATTTCAGAAGGCGAAGAGTATAAACTTTCCGTAACCAGCAAAGTAAAATCCATGAATGGAACATCTCTAAAAGAAGAATTTACGAGCTTTTTTGCTGTTGATTATTCATTTAATCTGGAATTAGAGGGTATTTCAGATTTGAACAGTGAAAGAACCTTGATAATCTGTATTAGTGACCTCCATTTAGGTGCAAATGATAGCTACGCCGAACTTACCCAGAACCGGGTGGCACTGGTTAATTTCCTGGAACAGGTTAAAGATTCCCCAAATGTAAAAGAACTGGTTATAGCCGGTGACTTGATTGATGAATGGTTCATACCAATGCATTTAGACACATTCAATGGGAAAACGCAGTTGGACTTCACAAAAGCCGTAGCTTCTAACAATAAACCAGTAATGGATGCATTTAATAATATAATAAAAGAAGGCAAGGTAAAAGTGACTTATGTGCCTGGAAATCATGATTTATTGATAAATTCTGAGGATATTCAAAGTATTCTGACAGGGATATCTGAAGCTCGTGATGTGCGAGGTCTGGGAGCATATGTTCCACTGGATTTGCCTGAACTACTCATAGAACACGGACATAGATACAATTTTTACTGTGCCCCGGATTATTCCAACCAGTCTTTATCCCAAACCGACACCATACTACCCCCAGGGTACTTTTTTACCAGGGTGGCAACCAGTTCAGTGGTGCAGGGTCACCCCCAGATAGAGGTTGCATTTCCCCCGGTTAATAAAAATGAACTGGGAGAGATCCAATTTCTCTACTTCCTTTACTGGAATGTTTGGAAAGGCCTTATAACTGATTTCCCAATAAAAGAGGGGCTGGATGCAAAAGTCATAAACACACAGATAGACGGATTCACTGAATTTTATGCCATAAATGATGTTTTACCCTACCAAAACTCAGAAGATGGTTACATTGATGTTAACTTGTATAAGGGAATTATTGAAACCTGGGATGAGAGGCAAAATAAAAATTTAGTTCCGGTTAAGATTCCAACCAACGAAGCAGTACTTAAAGGGGCTTTTGCAAGTCATCTAGATGACCAATCAAGTTTACAATTCTTCAACAATCCTGATTCAGATAAAAAAATTGTTATATTTGGACATTCTCATGAGGCGCGAGTGATAACGTCTTTCAATGAAAACCAGGAAAAACAGGTCTATGTAAATTCTGGCACATGGATAGATAAAAATAAGTGTACCATGACCTTTGTAGTCATTATACCTCCAAAAAGCGAGGATTCAACTTTAACTTATGTAAATCTTTATCAATACACTCCAAGTGGGAATATCAAAAAATTAAAGTCAGAAGCACTCCAGATCTAA
- a CDS encoding PadR family transcriptional regulator yields MANNDLIILGMIFLLPSHGYQLKKNIRETVNPYFKINNNVLYPALAKMEKKGLIEGKEMPGKGINKKVYHITPKGRKHLLEIVAQPIEPDIDNFEFMVKAVFFDYISKEKRLGVIKPLYESKKQELQDTLEKKQKYGENLSPIALAVLEQGISEIKNSIGFLENLMEL; encoded by the coding sequence ATGGCAAACAACGATTTAATAATACTGGGTATGATTTTTCTTTTACCTAGCCATGGATACCAATTGAAGAAAAATATTCGAGAAACTGTAAATCCTTACTTCAAAATTAATAACAATGTTTTATACCCTGCACTGGCAAAAATGGAGAAAAAGGGATTAATTGAAGGAAAGGAGATGCCTGGAAAAGGCATTAACAAAAAAGTTTATCACATCACTCCAAAAGGTAGAAAACACTTGCTGGAGATAGTAGCTCAGCCTATCGAGCCAGATATTGATAATTTTGAATTTATGGTAAAGGCTGTTTTTTTTGACTACATATCTAAAGAGAAACGTCTGGGTGTAATTAAACCATTGTATGAATCAAAAAAACAGGAACTACAGGATACACTGGAGAAAAAACAGAAATATGGTGAAAATCTGTCCCCTATTGCCTTGGCGGTTTTAGAACAGGGGATAAGTGAAATTAAAAATTCTATAGGGTTTTTAGAGAATTTAATGGAGTTATAA